One genomic window of Anaerofustis stercorihominis DSM 17244 includes the following:
- a CDS encoding ABC transporter ATP-binding protein, which yields MFFEIKDLNVHYGAIHALKNVSLQVNEGEIVTLIGSNGAGKTSTLRTISGLVPKSSGTIEFMDKPIENTKATDIVKMGISHVPEGRRIFSDMTVLENLEMGAYLRNDKDGIKEDILDIYNKFPRLKERKSQLAGTLSGGEQQMLAISRALMSKPKFLLLDEPSMGLAPVIVQDIFKLIKQINEEGTTIFLVEQNANMALSISNRAYILETGEVVMSGNAGELLESDDVKKAYLGG from the coding sequence ATGTTCTTTGAAATAAAAGATTTAAATGTGCATTATGGTGCTATTCATGCCCTAAAAAATGTTTCTTTACAAGTAAACGAGGGTGAAATAGTTACCCTAATAGGTTCAAACGGTGCAGGAAAGACCTCCACTCTCAGAACTATTTCAGGACTTGTTCCGAAATCAAGCGGCACTATCGAATTTATGGATAAGCCTATTGAAAATACAAAGGCGACGGATATAGTAAAAATGGGTATTTCTCATGTTCCCGAAGGAAGAAGGATATTTTCGGACATGACAGTTCTTGAAAATCTTGAAATGGGTGCTTACCTGAGAAATGATAAAGATGGTATCAAAGAAGATATACTTGATATATATAATAAGTTCCCGAGACTTAAAGAAAGAAAAAGTCAGTTGGCAGGAACTTTAAGCGGCGGGGAACAGCAAATGCTTGCCATTTCGAGAGCTTTGATGTCTAAGCCTAAGTTCTTACTTTTGGATGAACCTTCGATGGGGCTTGCTCCTGTTATCGTACAGGATATATTTAAGCTTATTAAGCAAATAAACGAAGAAGGTACAACTATCTTCCTTGTTGAACAAAATGCAAATATGGCTCTTTCGATTTCAAACAGAGCATATATCCTTGAAACCGGAGAAGTTGTCATGAGCGGAAACGCAGGCGAACTTTTGGAATCCGACGATGTCAAAAAAGCTTATCTCGGAGGATAA